One window of the Acaryochloris sp. CCMEE 5410 genome contains the following:
- a CDS encoding peptidylprolyl isomerase: protein MISALPIVDKTVQPSDLIPLLGQYQLLPQLLKELIIDQAIQDVQLSPEEVVQAVEQFYRQHQIGEEARREVWLTHYRMTPQQLAAQAQRQMKLYKFKLQTWNNQVESDFLQQKGQFDQYVYSLIRVASAEVAQELYFRLQAGEQAFADLATKYSQGPEAQTGGLIGPVTAANLHPTLVQILTSAQPGQVRPPIRLGEWFVIVSLQKLISAQLDAPLRQQLLEQRFNEWLQLQLQSVVVSDDSIAVSAQTP, encoded by the coding sequence ATGATCTCTGCTCTACCGATTGTGGATAAAACTGTTCAACCCTCTGATTTAATTCCTTTACTTGGACAGTATCAGCTTCTGCCTCAGTTGCTGAAAGAACTGATTATTGACCAAGCTATTCAGGATGTGCAATTAAGCCCAGAAGAAGTTGTTCAGGCCGTAGAGCAGTTCTATCGCCAGCATCAAATCGGTGAGGAAGCTAGGCGTGAGGTCTGGCTAACGCATTACCGGATGACGCCTCAGCAGCTGGCGGCCCAAGCTCAACGGCAGATGAAGTTGTATAAATTCAAACTCCAGACTTGGAATAACCAGGTAGAGTCTGATTTTCTGCAACAGAAAGGGCAGTTCGATCAATATGTTTATTCCTTGATCCGAGTCGCAAGTGCTGAAGTGGCTCAAGAGTTGTACTTTCGGCTACAAGCGGGTGAACAAGCATTTGCAGATTTGGCGACCAAATATTCTCAAGGGCCTGAAGCACAAACAGGTGGTTTGATTGGTCCTGTCACGGCTGCGAATCTGCACCCCACATTAGTGCAAATTCTGACCAGCGCTCAACCGGGGCAAGTACGCCCACCCATTCGTTTAGGTGAATGGTTTGTGATTGTCAGCTTGCAAAAATTGATCTCGGCTCAACTAGATGCCCCACTTCGACAACAATTGCTAGAGCAGCGCTTTAATGAGTGGCTGCAATTGCAACTGCAATCTGTTGTTGTATCTGATGATTCTATTGCTGTTTCTGCGCAAACACCATGA
- a CDS encoding calcium-binding protein, giving the protein MPNFNSINDGDLENGNGPIVLDKFRESLRVRSGQNLQTGDQNSVVTEGVLNTVVVEENASIESNNTAVEANGLASIVLNQGTISGGVNGVSATGNRFRLFNRGTIASDSRAVDISDGDGSIVVNSGSILGTDDQRNGTLYVDGTVDNFRLLNQRSGVIDAGEDNLGDAVSVQVGAADDPTSERINIVNNGLFQGRGDGPEVFANGARVGANGSSGLRFFNGSGQPATAVSGSVVNNGTITAEVNVGFLGGLVVEDGVGFNGQIINGRHGLINGPRNGLYIGNADHDLTIRNFGTIQSGSRAVNIDGSGVDLLNNGTIIGTGNQRNGTVYSDATAEDYSIFNGRSGLIDAGEGNQGAGIALQTGEVAGDVVHATLVNQGTIQGRGQAAANLGLAGDGLRIFSGVDGGGTVYRGNIFNQGDILSESTQGATAAVRFANGLAYEGTLTNARGGLIDGAQNGLYFGDAEHDAKVINRGTIQSGSRAVNIDGSGVDLRNFGQILGTGDQRNGTVYADSTAEEYSIFNGRSGLIDAGEGNNGAGVSLQTGDEDGDIVEASLSNDGIIRGRGDGTGNQAGDGVRLFTSVTGSTTFAGDLNNRGQILGTDDGIDIQTGVTLDGDINNTGLIRADQIGVNISGALNGDLNNQGTITGGAASIDASAATAGVTVNNQGAINGDVILSNFDDIFNGAEGTVSGVIDGGGGNDRLIGSRQNENFVGGDGQDTFVFGANSGTDFVLDFSTSTVNGSDVLDFSAVFSDINEILGVGGAATQVGTSTLIDLGNNDSVFLVNVSVNDLTADNFIL; this is encoded by the coding sequence ATGCCTAATTTCAACTCAATCAATGATGGTGATCTAGAAAATGGTAACGGTCCCATTGTGCTGGATAAATTTCGTGAATCTCTGCGTGTCCGCTCGGGTCAAAATCTACAAACAGGCGATCAAAATAGCGTTGTAACAGAAGGTGTTCTCAACACGGTTGTTGTTGAAGAAAATGCTTCGATTGAAAGTAATAACACGGCTGTGGAAGCCAACGGTTTAGCCAGCATCGTCTTGAATCAGGGCACGATTTCGGGTGGGGTGAATGGTGTCAGTGCGACGGGCAATCGATTCCGATTGTTCAATCGTGGCACCATTGCTTCTGATAGTCGAGCGGTGGATATTAGTGATGGAGATGGCAGCATTGTTGTCAATTCTGGCTCGATTCTGGGCACAGACGATCAGCGAAACGGAACCCTATATGTTGATGGCACTGTTGATAACTTTCGGCTTCTGAACCAGCGCTCGGGGGTGATTGATGCGGGAGAAGACAATCTTGGCGATGCTGTGTCGGTGCAAGTGGGTGCTGCTGATGATCCCACCAGCGAGCGGATCAATATTGTTAACAATGGTTTATTCCAAGGTCGGGGGGATGGCCCAGAGGTCTTTGCCAATGGCGCCCGAGTAGGAGCGAATGGATCGAGTGGTCTGCGATTCTTTAATGGTTCAGGACAGCCCGCAACAGCCGTAAGTGGGTCTGTTGTCAATAACGGCACGATTACCGCTGAAGTCAATGTGGGCTTCTTAGGCGGTTTGGTTGTCGAAGATGGCGTGGGCTTTAATGGGCAGATTATCAATGGCCGTCATGGTTTGATTAATGGCCCCCGAAATGGTTTGTACATTGGTAACGCGGACCATGATCTAACGATTCGCAATTTTGGAACGATTCAAAGTGGAAGTCGGGCGGTCAATATCGATGGCTCCGGTGTAGATCTGCTGAATAATGGCACCATTATTGGAACCGGCAATCAGCGGAATGGCACCGTCTACTCTGATGCCACAGCCGAAGACTACTCTATTTTCAATGGACGGTCTGGTTTGATTGATGCTGGTGAAGGCAATCAGGGTGCAGGAATTGCCTTGCAGACGGGTGAGGTTGCTGGTGATGTAGTGCATGCGACGCTGGTTAACCAAGGCACGATTCAAGGCCGGGGTCAGGCTGCCGCTAACCTAGGTTTGGCAGGTGATGGTCTGCGTATTTTTTCGGGTGTTGATGGTGGCGGCACGGTTTATCGAGGCAACATCTTTAATCAGGGCGATATTTTATCTGAAAGTACCCAAGGTGCAACGGCTGCTGTGCGCTTTGCTAATGGTCTGGCCTATGAAGGGACCTTAACTAACGCCAGAGGTGGCCTCATTGATGGTGCTCAAAATGGTCTGTATTTTGGCGATGCTGAGCATGATGCTAAGGTCATCAATCGCGGCACCATACAAAGTGGAAGTCGAGCCGTTAATATCGATGGTTCGGGCGTTGATCTACGGAACTTTGGCCAAATTCTGGGTACAGGTGATCAGCGTAACGGTACAGTTTACGCCGACTCTACCGCCGAAGAGTATTCCATCTTTAATGGACGTTCCGGTTTGATTGATGCGGGTGAAGGCAATAACGGTGCAGGGGTGTCCTTGCAGACCGGAGATGAAGATGGCGATATTGTTGAAGCCTCTCTCAGCAATGACGGTATCATTCGAGGTCGCGGTGATGGCACAGGTAATCAGGCTGGTGATGGTGTACGTCTATTTACGAGTGTGACGGGATCCACAACCTTTGCCGGTGACTTGAATAATCGAGGTCAAATCTTAGGAACCGATGATGGCATCGACATTCAAACTGGGGTGACGCTGGATGGCGATATCAACAACACAGGTTTAATTAGGGCAGATCAGATTGGCGTCAATATTAGTGGAGCGCTGAATGGTGACTTGAATAACCAAGGTACTATTACTGGGGGAGCTGCTTCCATTGATGCGAGTGCTGCTACTGCTGGCGTTACCGTCAATAACCAAGGAGCGATCAATGGTGATGTGATCCTGAGTAACTTTGACGACATCTTTAACGGTGCTGAAGGAACCGTTAGTGGCGTCATTGATGGGGGTGGGGGCAACGACCGTTTGATTGGGAGTCGTCAGAACGAGAATTTCGTGGGTGGCGATGGTCAAGATACGTTTGTGTTTGGAGCGAATTCAGGAACTGATTTTGTCTTAGACTTTTCAACATCAACCGTTAACGGGAGTGATGTTCTTGATTTCAGTGCTGTTTTTAGTGATATCAACGAAATTTTGGGGGTTGGTGGTGCTGCTACTCAGGTGGGCACTAGCACCTTGATTGATCTGGGCAATAACGATTCGGTCTTCCTGGTCAATGTCTCTGTGAATGACCTAACAGCGGATAACTTTATCCTCTAG
- a CDS encoding peptidase domain-containing ABC transporter, which produces MTSAILALESFLKDLPGFDQLSEAVLSSVAKEFQPLRYPMGRPLVSNRAMPQDFTLIYQGQVRLLGYDPRTDAPVTLSLLGPGAAVGWISLVRQIPCETAIASVETVGLKLPAATFLELLDHEPSIAQVYEQQPSVLEAFDVLGQQLLIRADGSTDLKRLAERALPDSLIQNRPIRDISIAQLQPNLEWFVSGGSIPDLEVGQPLETCLEQLNGTVSRSETLRLIGLSPIKAQQPKIEPVASAPQTDAWEEIPEAPTLLPTVDEAPVKHGKYPFKSGRGPVDAPLACFQMLALHLNLPFRKDVIRRILKNQTERNGPGISLPVYGAIAESMGLRAQLVETPASAFPRLPVPALINWQDRIALVYETGSKEIVFAVPEQTMLRKHPDDFLEAFDDKVQVLLLERTHDTPQSRFNLSWFWPSIKKHRKVLIEVLIASFFVQLFGLANPLITQVIIDKVLSQGALGTLNVLGLLLVGVAIFEALLTSFRTYLFVDTTNRIDMSLGAEVIDHLVRLPLRYFDKRPVGELATRVNELENIRKFLTGTALTVVLDAVFSVVYIVVMVFYSWLLTIIALGTVPLFALLTFIFAPIIRRLARTKAEENAKTQSYLVEVVSGIQTVKAQNIELKSRWQWQDRYARYVSSGFKAVVASTTAGSMSGFLNKLSSLLLLWVGAYLFIQGQLTVGELIAFRIIAGYTTGPLLRLVQLWQNFQETALSLERLSDILDYPQEVTEADRDLIPMPLMEGAVKFDELSFRFKDHGPMQLQQVSLEVPAKTFVGIVGQSGSGKSTLMKLLMRLYNANGGRILVDQYDISKVELYSLRRQIGMVLQDSLLFDGTVQENIALSSPDATAEEIVEAAKVAYAHDFIMELPQGYNSRVGERGSSLSGGQRQRIAIARMVLQNPQLIILDEATSALDYNAERQVCLNLAEAFGDRTVFFVTHRLKTLESADMILMMDQGNLVEQGTHAELMQQKGRYYWLYQQQEIQS; this is translated from the coding sequence ATGACTTCAGCTATCCTTGCCCTAGAGTCTTTTCTCAAAGATCTGCCCGGTTTTGACCAGCTGTCAGAAGCGGTTTTATCTTCGGTGGCGAAAGAGTTTCAACCGTTGCGCTATCCCATGGGCCGTCCGCTGGTCTCTAACCGGGCTATGCCTCAAGACTTTACCCTCATCTATCAAGGGCAGGTGCGGCTATTAGGCTATGATCCCCGAACCGATGCTCCAGTGACCCTCAGTCTATTGGGACCAGGTGCTGCAGTGGGATGGATTAGTCTCGTACGCCAAATTCCTTGTGAGACAGCCATTGCTTCGGTAGAAACAGTGGGCTTGAAGTTGCCCGCTGCGACCTTTTTAGAGCTGCTAGACCATGAACCGAGCATTGCCCAAGTCTATGAGCAGCAGCCCAGTGTCTTAGAAGCGTTTGATGTCTTGGGCCAACAGTTATTGATACGGGCGGATGGTTCGACGGACCTCAAACGATTGGCAGAACGAGCGTTACCCGACAGTTTGATTCAAAACCGCCCCATACGAGATATCTCCATTGCCCAATTACAACCGAATTTGGAATGGTTTGTGAGTGGCGGGTCTATTCCTGATTTAGAAGTTGGGCAACCCTTGGAAACTTGTCTAGAGCAGCTCAATGGCACGGTCTCACGTTCAGAAACGCTCCGGTTGATCGGCTTATCGCCCATCAAGGCCCAGCAGCCAAAGATTGAGCCAGTGGCATCTGCTCCGCAAACCGATGCATGGGAGGAGATTCCAGAAGCACCGACTCTACTACCTACGGTGGATGAAGCCCCGGTCAAGCATGGCAAATATCCCTTTAAATCAGGTCGGGGTCCTGTTGATGCCCCGCTGGCCTGTTTTCAAATGCTGGCGCTGCATCTCAATCTGCCATTTCGCAAAGATGTGATTCGGCGAATTCTCAAAAACCAAACGGAGCGAAATGGTCCGGGAATTTCCCTACCGGTCTATGGTGCGATCGCAGAGTCGATGGGCTTGCGTGCTCAACTCGTGGAAACTCCTGCCTCAGCTTTTCCTCGCCTTCCCGTTCCTGCTTTGATCAACTGGCAGGATCGCATTGCCCTGGTGTATGAAACCGGCTCAAAAGAAATTGTGTTTGCGGTGCCAGAGCAAACCATGCTCCGCAAGCATCCAGATGATTTTCTAGAAGCTTTTGATGACAAGGTGCAGGTGCTGCTGTTAGAGCGCACCCATGATACGCCTCAAAGTCGTTTTAATCTGAGCTGGTTTTGGCCGTCGATTAAGAAGCACCGTAAGGTTTTGATTGAGGTGTTGATTGCCTCGTTCTTTGTGCAATTGTTTGGCTTAGCGAATCCGCTGATTACGCAAGTCATTATCGATAAAGTCTTATCCCAAGGGGCTCTGGGAACCCTGAACGTGCTGGGTTTGTTACTGGTGGGCGTGGCTATTTTTGAAGCCTTGCTGACGAGTTTTCGAACCTATCTGTTTGTAGATACCACCAATCGGATTGATATGTCTTTGGGGGCTGAGGTGATCGATCACTTGGTGCGTTTACCCCTACGCTATTTTGATAAGCGGCCTGTGGGAGAGCTAGCCACCCGAGTCAATGAATTGGAGAATATCCGTAAATTCTTGACGGGGACTGCCTTGACGGTGGTATTGGATGCGGTGTTCTCTGTGGTGTACATCGTTGTCATGGTGTTTTACAGCTGGCTGCTGACGATTATTGCCCTAGGCACAGTGCCGCTGTTTGCCTTGCTAACGTTTATCTTTGCGCCGATTATTCGCCGTTTGGCTCGGACTAAGGCTGAAGAAAATGCCAAAACTCAGTCTTACCTGGTGGAAGTTGTTTCGGGTATTCAAACGGTCAAGGCCCAGAATATTGAGCTGAAATCTCGCTGGCAGTGGCAAGATCGCTATGCTCGCTATGTCAGCTCTGGATTTAAGGCGGTGGTGGCGTCTACCACGGCGGGTTCCATGAGCGGCTTTTTGAATAAATTATCCAGCTTGCTCTTGCTGTGGGTTGGAGCCTATCTATTTATTCAAGGGCAACTGACTGTGGGCGAATTGATTGCTTTTCGTATCATTGCGGGTTACACCACTGGTCCTTTGCTCCGCTTGGTGCAGCTATGGCAGAACTTCCAAGAAACGGCTCTGTCTCTAGAGCGCTTGAGTGACATTCTCGATTATCCCCAAGAGGTGACTGAAGCGGACCGAGATTTAATTCCCATGCCCCTGATGGAAGGGGCGGTCAAATTTGATGAGTTATCTTTCCGATTTAAGGACCATGGACCGATGCAGCTGCAGCAGGTGTCTTTGGAAGTTCCTGCTAAGACCTTTGTAGGTATTGTCGGTCAGAGTGGTTCAGGTAAGAGTACCTTAATGAAGCTCTTGATGCGGCTTTATAACGCCAATGGAGGACGGATTTTAGTCGACCAGTATGACATTAGTAAGGTCGAGTTATATTCTCTCCGGCGTCAAATTGGCATGGTGCTACAAGACAGTTTGCTGTTTGATGGCACGGTACAAGAGAATATTGCTTTGTCCTCTCCCGATGCAACGGCGGAAGAAATTGTGGAAGCAGCCAAAGTGGCCTATGCCCATGATTTCATTATGGAGCTGCCCCAAGGCTACAATTCCCGAGTTGGTGAGCGGGGGTCATCTTTGTCTGGCGGCCAACGGCAACGGATTGCGATCGCACGTATGGTATTGCAAAATCCCCAGCTCATTATTCTGGATGAAGCCACGAGTGCACTAGATTACAACGCTGAGCGCCAAGTTTGCCTTAACTTAGCAGAAGCCTTTGGCGATCGCACTGTTTTCTTCGTCACCCACCGCCTCAAAACGTTGGAATCGGCGGATATGATTCTGATGATGGATCAGGGCAATCTAGTAGAACAAGGTACCCACGCTGAATTGATGCAGCAAAAAGGTCGATATTACTGGCTATACCAGCAACAGGAGATTCAATCATGA